The sequence AGGCGCTGGTCATCATTGACGACAGGCACACTGTCAATTTGGTGTTCCTTCATCACATTAGCGACCTCGCGCACACTGCTGGCGGTTGATACTGCGATCGGGCTGGGGCTCATTACCGCTTTGACTTTCATCGTAACAGCACCTTCTTTTTAAAAATCATACTTACTGTATTATAACCAGCAAAAAAAAGAAAAGATACCGTTACGGTACCTTTTCAAGAATTGGTTATCGTTATCGTTTTCCTGATTAGTCTCTTTCAACTACGAGAGATGTGCCCATCCCGCCGCCGATGCAAAGCGTTGCAAGACCGGTTTTAGCGTCACGCTTCATCATCTCATACAGCAAAGTGACAAGAATTCGGGTTCCGGAAGCTCCAACCGGGTGTCCGAGCGCGATTGCGCCGCCATTGACGTTCACTTTTTCCGGGTCAAGTTCCAAATCGCGCACAACCGCAAGGGACTGGGCCGCAAATGCTTCGTTCGCTTCGATTAGATCGATGTCTTTGACATCCATATCGATTTTTTCAAACGCACGCTTAGTTGCCGGCACCGGCCCGTAACCCATGATTTTCGGATCAAGGGCAGCAGATCCCCACGACTTGATTGTCGCCAGCGGCTTAAGGCCAAGCTCGTCTGCTTTTTCTTTAGACATCAGCACGACCATCGCTGCACCATCATTGATGCCTGAAGCGTTACCGGCTGTCACTGTACCGTCTTTTTTGAACGCAGGGCGGAGTTTTCCCAGTTTTTCCATTGTCATGCCGTGCTTCGGATATTCATCTGTATCAACAATCTTTGGCTCACCTTTGCGCTGCGGAACTGTAACCGGAGCGATTTCATCATCAAAACGGCCTTCTTTTTGGGCCTTTTCGGCACGCTGCTGGCTGCGAAGCGCGAATTCGTCCTGCTCTTCACGAGTAAGGTTCCACTGTTCAGCGATGTTTTCTGCTGTGATGCCCATATGGATATCATGGAATGCATCTGTCAGGGCATCTTTGATCATGGTGTCGACGATTTTCCCATCACCCATGCGCTGGCCCCAGCGCGCATTCGGCATTACGTAAGGCGCCTGGCTCATGCTTTCGATACCGCCGGCAAGCACGACATCCGCATCGCCCAGCTGGATGAACTGCGCACCCATGCTTACTGTCCGCAAACCTGATCCACATAGTTTGTTGATTGTGATTCCAG is a genomic window of Bacillus marinisedimentorum containing:
- a CDS encoding acetyl-CoA C-acetyltransferase yields the protein MREVVIVGAARTPVGTFGGTLASVSAVDLGVAAAKEAIKRAGVSPEEINEVLVGNILSAGLGQNPARQVAIKAGLPESVPGITINKLCGSGLRTVSMGAQFIQLGDADVVLAGGIESMSQAPYVMPNARWGQRMGDGKIVDTMIKDALTDAFHDIHMGITAENIAEQWNLTREEQDEFALRSQQRAEKAQKEGRFDDEIAPVTVPQRKGEPKIVDTDEYPKHGMTMEKLGKLRPAFKKDGTVTAGNASGINDGAAMVVLMSKEKADELGLKPLATIKSWGSAALDPKIMGYGPVPATKRAFEKIDMDVKDIDLIEANEAFAAQSLAVVRDLELDPEKVNVNGGAIALGHPVGASGTRILVTLLYEMMKRDAKTGLATLCIGGGMGTSLVVERD